A stretch of Paludisphaera borealis DNA encodes these proteins:
- a CDS encoding DUF1501 domain-containing protein, which yields MLKIPGESARDCDGLTRRSFLQVGTLGLGGLALPEFFRLRAQAAGRGAGPGAGARRSVILIWLSGGPGHMETWDPKPDASSGFRGPFGAIGTSLPGVHLGELMPEQARRMDKLAVLRTVNHGTGDHTKGNHWMLTGYEGPAFNAPDNTVQRRPSIGSAVARLTPDSGSGMPSYVAVPNLRGGTDNLFHYASYLGGGSNPFVVESDPNDPKYRVRNLSLPKGVTLDRLEDRRRMLAAMDQVRLDADTKLRDLDAYHERAFSMLTGRSVAKAFDISAEDPRLRDKYGRHTFGQSALLARRLVEAGTPFVTVNCVPWDHHGTAPQLTTEDGARKLIPPLDRAIGALIDDLIVRGLYDSTLVVAMGEFGRTPRMNKDAGRDHWGNAFSVLMGCGSMKMGQVVGRSSERGEHVVDRPIDPQDVAATVYHHLGIDARSITFEDRAGRPVYLLDKGEPIRELVG from the coding sequence ATGCTCAAGATTCCCGGTGAGTCGGCACGCGATTGCGACGGTCTAACGAGGAGGAGCTTCCTCCAGGTCGGGACGCTTGGCCTTGGCGGGCTCGCGTTGCCCGAGTTCTTCCGGCTCCGGGCCCAGGCGGCGGGTCGCGGTGCCGGCCCAGGCGCAGGCGCCCGGCGGAGCGTCATCCTGATCTGGCTCAGCGGCGGACCGGGCCACATGGAGACCTGGGATCCGAAACCGGACGCCTCCAGCGGCTTCCGCGGGCCTTTCGGCGCCATCGGCACGAGCCTGCCGGGCGTCCACCTCGGCGAGCTGATGCCCGAGCAGGCGAGGCGGATGGACAAGCTGGCGGTCCTTCGCACGGTCAACCACGGCACGGGCGACCATACCAAGGGCAACCACTGGATGCTCACCGGCTACGAGGGCCCGGCCTTCAACGCGCCGGACAACACCGTCCAGCGCCGGCCGTCGATCGGCTCGGCGGTGGCCCGGCTCACGCCGGACAGCGGCTCGGGGATGCCTTCGTACGTGGCCGTCCCGAACCTGCGGGGCGGGACCGACAACCTGTTCCACTACGCGTCCTATCTCGGGGGCGGCTCCAACCCGTTCGTCGTCGAGTCCGACCCTAACGACCCGAAGTATCGGGTCCGGAACCTGTCACTGCCCAAAGGCGTGACGCTCGACCGCCTGGAGGATCGCCGCCGGATGCTGGCGGCCATGGACCAGGTCCGTCTCGACGCCGACACGAAGCTCCGCGACCTGGACGCCTACCACGAGCGCGCCTTCAGCATGCTCACCGGCCGGAGCGTGGCGAAGGCCTTCGACATCTCCGCCGAGGATCCGAGGCTGCGCGACAAGTACGGCCGCCACACCTTCGGCCAGAGCGCTCTTCTGGCCCGCCGCCTGGTCGAGGCGGGCACGCCGTTCGTGACGGTCAACTGCGTTCCCTGGGACCACCACGGCACAGCCCCGCAACTCACGACCGAGGATGGGGCCCGCAAGCTCATCCCGCCCCTGGACCGCGCGATCGGCGCCCTGATCGACGACCTGATCGTGCGCGGCCTGTACGACTCGACCCTGGTCGTGGCGATGGGAGAGTTCGGCCGGACGCCTCGGATGAACAAGGACGCAGGCCGCGACCACTGGGGCAACGCCTTCAGCGTTCTTATGGGCTGCGGATCGATGAAGATGGGCCAGGTCGTGGGCCGCAGCAGCGAGCGCGGGGAGCACGTGGTCGACCGCCCCATCGACCCGCAGGACGTCGCCGCGACCGTCTACCACCACCTCGGCATCGACGCCCGCTCCATCACCTTCGAAGACCGGGCCGGCCGCCCCGTCTACCTGCTCGACAAGGGCGAGCCGATCCGGGAACTGGTCGGCTGA
- a CDS encoding 3-keto-disaccharide hydrolase has translation MALVFAATVLAFAPGGLRGDEPPGEAARPDRVVRLFNGKDLTGLTTWLKDTKRDDPRRVFRVTDGLLHITGDGFGYLATEKAYRDYRVVVEYKWGSRTDDDGASVRNSGLLLHATGPDGGAGGTWMASIECQLAQGCVGDLIVIPGLDSAGGPIPVRLTSDVVLGPDNRPRWKDGGAPRTFTHGQLWWSKHDPEFRELLDTRGKDDVESPPGEWTKVESECVGGRITVRVNGVVVNRAYDASPAAGKILLQSEGFELFVRTFELHAVEPGKGPS, from the coding sequence ATGGCGCTCGTCTTCGCCGCGACCGTCCTGGCCTTTGCGCCCGGCGGTCTCCGAGGCGACGAGCCGCCGGGCGAGGCGGCGCGGCCGGACAGGGTCGTACGCCTGTTCAACGGCAAGGACCTGACCGGGCTCACCACCTGGCTCAAAGACACGAAGCGGGACGACCCGCGCAGGGTCTTCCGCGTGACCGACGGCCTGCTCCATATCACCGGCGACGGATTCGGCTACCTGGCCACCGAGAAGGCGTACCGGGATTACCGCGTGGTCGTCGAATACAAGTGGGGCTCGCGGACGGACGACGACGGCGCTTCCGTTCGCAACTCGGGCCTGCTCCTGCACGCGACTGGACCCGACGGCGGCGCCGGCGGGACGTGGATGGCGTCGATCGAGTGCCAGCTCGCCCAGGGGTGCGTCGGCGACTTGATCGTCATCCCTGGCCTGGATTCGGCGGGCGGACCGATCCCCGTGCGACTCACCAGCGACGTCGTTCTCGGTCCCGATAACCGCCCGCGCTGGAAGGACGGCGGCGCCCCGCGGACCTTCACCCACGGCCAGCTCTGGTGGTCGAAGCACGATCCGGAGTTCCGCGAGCTGCTCGACACGCGCGGCAAGGACGACGTGGAGAGCCCGCCGGGCGAGTGGACCAAGGTCGAATCCGAATGCGTCGGGGGCCGGATCACCGTCCGTGTCAACGGCGTCGTGGTCAACCGAGCCTACGACGCCTCCCCCGCGGCCGGCAAGATCCTGCTCCAATCCGAGGGTTTCGAGCTGTTCGTGCGCACGTTTGAACTCCACGCCGTCGAACCGGGAAAGGGCCCGTCATGA
- a CDS encoding mandelate racemase/muconate lactonizing enzyme family protein: MKITSIEVCPLTGATVDGGWPQGHEPQENLHTLVLLRTDEGLEGYGSCFTSGRLVAGAVELLWPLLRGESAVEPERVSETLRQANFWQGRGGSVEHAISGIDIALWDLMGKACGQPISRLLGGDYRTSIRPYGSILFDEPEPLSRKLEAVVGRGFRSIKLGWRPFGRRNRAFDELLVKTARATVGYSVELMVDAGGSEQFWPHGVNWARNTAAMLANYGIVWFEEPLPPDDLEGYIELTRTSPVPIAGGEVLTRRQSFRPWIERRAVDILQPDCTKNGGLSESRRIAWLAADHNVQVVPHGWNTAVGLAADLQFSAAIPVARYVEYLTPSAYMDELTTEPFRLDAEGKLTIPSGPGLGITIDPEKLKRFCPERVTFR; encoded by the coding sequence GTGAAGATCACGTCGATCGAAGTCTGTCCGCTCACCGGCGCCACCGTCGACGGCGGCTGGCCACAGGGGCACGAGCCGCAGGAGAACCTGCACACGCTGGTGTTGCTCCGGACGGACGAAGGACTGGAAGGGTACGGGAGCTGCTTCACCTCCGGCCGACTCGTGGCCGGAGCGGTCGAACTCCTCTGGCCGCTGCTGCGCGGCGAGTCGGCCGTCGAGCCCGAGCGCGTGTCGGAAACGCTCCGCCAGGCGAATTTCTGGCAGGGGCGCGGCGGCTCCGTCGAGCACGCGATCAGCGGGATCGACATCGCCCTCTGGGACCTGATGGGCAAGGCCTGCGGCCAGCCGATCTCCCGGCTGCTCGGAGGCGACTATCGGACGAGCATCCGGCCCTACGGCTCGATCCTCTTCGACGAGCCCGAACCCCTGAGCCGGAAGCTTGAGGCGGTCGTCGGGCGCGGGTTCCGGTCGATCAAGCTCGGGTGGCGGCCGTTCGGACGCCGGAATCGGGCGTTCGACGAGCTGCTGGTGAAGACGGCCCGCGCGACCGTGGGCTACTCCGTGGAGCTGATGGTCGACGCCGGGGGCAGCGAGCAGTTCTGGCCGCACGGGGTGAACTGGGCCCGGAACACGGCGGCGATGCTCGCAAACTATGGAATCGTCTGGTTCGAGGAGCCGCTGCCGCCGGACGACCTCGAAGGGTACATCGAGCTGACCCGCACGTCGCCGGTGCCGATCGCCGGCGGCGAGGTGCTGACGCGCCGGCAGTCGTTCCGGCCCTGGATCGAGCGGCGGGCGGTGGACATCCTCCAGCCCGACTGCACGAAGAACGGCGGCCTGAGCGAGTCGCGGCGGATCGCCTGGCTCGCCGCCGATCACAACGTGCAGGTCGTCCCGCACGGCTGGAACACGGCGGTGGGCCTGGCGGCCGACCTCCAGTTCTCGGCGGCGATCCCGGTCGCCCGCTACGTCGAGTACCTGACGCCGTCCGCTTATATGGACGAGCTGACGACCGAGCCGTTCCGCCTCGACGCCGAGGGCAAGCTGACGATCCCGTCGGGCCCCGGCCTCGGCATCACGATCGATCCCGAAAAACTGAAGCGGTTCTGCCCGGAGCGGGTCACGTTCCGCTGA
- a CDS encoding Gfo/Idh/MocA family protein — protein MTPRRSRREFFQAAAVAGTLGAMPNAHAAGNDVIRVGLVGCGDRGTGAASQALAADSGARLVGMADAFQDRLDASLELLKADEKIGGRVDVRPEKRFVGFDAYKRLLESGVDLILLCTPPHFRPQHLRAAVDAGVHVFAEKPVAVDAPGVRSVLETCERAKAKRLSVVSGLCLRYDDGFRETVRRIHDGAIGEVVTLLANDYRSGRWSKPKQPGWTEMYYQMKNWYNFTWLSGDFNVEQHVHYLDVCAWAMKNQYPVSAVGMGGRQALTGPEYGQIYDHFSVTYQYADGAVLISNCRQQPGCKNDMSARAIGTRGRADFAERRKGMRIRSEGGEWVFEGPTNAMYQTEHDVLFASVRDGRPVNNGEYMARSTLLAIMGRMAAYTGQEVTWEMALNSREDLSPTRYDWDVAPPVCRIAVPGQTPFV, from the coding sequence ATGACGCCGAGACGCTCCCGTCGGGAATTCTTCCAGGCCGCCGCCGTCGCCGGGACGTTGGGAGCGATGCCGAACGCGCACGCGGCGGGCAACGACGTCATTCGAGTCGGCCTGGTCGGCTGCGGCGACCGCGGCACGGGGGCGGCCTCGCAGGCGCTCGCCGCCGACTCCGGCGCACGGCTCGTCGGCATGGCCGACGCCTTTCAGGACCGGCTGGACGCGAGCCTGGAGCTGCTGAAGGCCGACGAGAAGATCGGCGGCCGGGTCGACGTCCGGCCCGAGAAGCGGTTCGTCGGCTTCGACGCGTACAAGCGGCTCCTGGAGAGCGGCGTCGATCTGATCCTGCTTTGCACGCCGCCGCATTTCCGACCTCAGCACCTACGAGCGGCGGTGGACGCCGGAGTCCACGTTTTCGCCGAGAAGCCCGTGGCCGTCGACGCCCCCGGCGTCCGCTCGGTGCTGGAGACCTGCGAGCGGGCGAAGGCCAAGCGACTCTCGGTCGTCTCCGGCCTCTGCCTTCGGTACGACGACGGCTTTCGCGAGACGGTCCGGCGCATCCACGACGGAGCCATCGGCGAAGTGGTCACGCTGCTGGCCAACGACTATCGGAGCGGCCGTTGGAGCAAGCCGAAGCAGCCCGGCTGGACCGAGATGTATTATCAAATGAAGAATTGGTACAACTTCACCTGGCTTTCGGGCGACTTCAACGTCGAGCAGCACGTCCACTACCTCGACGTCTGCGCCTGGGCGATGAAGAACCAGTATCCCGTCTCGGCCGTCGGCATGGGAGGGCGCCAGGCGCTCACCGGTCCCGAGTACGGCCAGATCTACGACCATTTCTCGGTCACCTACCAGTACGCCGACGGCGCGGTACTCATCAGCAATTGCCGGCAGCAGCCGGGTTGCAAGAACGACATGAGCGCCCGGGCGATCGGGACTCGCGGGCGCGCCGATTTCGCCGAGCGCCGCAAGGGCATGAGAATCCGGTCGGAGGGGGGGGAGTGGGTCTTCGAAGGGCCGACGAACGCAATGTACCAGACCGAACACGACGTGCTGTTCGCCAGCGTCCGCGACGGCCGTCCCGTGAACAACGGCGAGTACATGGCCAGGAGCACCCTGCTGGCGATCATGGGCCGCATGGCCGCCTACACCGGCCAGGAAGTTACCTGGGAGATGGCCCTGAATTCCCGGGAAGACCTCAGCCCGACGCGGTACGATTGGGACGTCGCGCCCCCTGTCTGCCGGATCGCCGTCCCGGGGCAGACCCCCTTCGTTTGA
- a CDS encoding sugar phosphate isomerase/epimerase family protein, whose protein sequence is MTLNPRIRLHSLDRRAWLRIAAAGVVAGAVRTAGAKEDGSKSPADRGRPTRFQIACMTLPYARFPLQRALGGIQGAGYRYVAWGTTHQEAGGEAPILAADAPPGRAKELGRRCRDMGLEPLMMFSEVYPEATDGEDVLKARILQAEAGGVPQVLTFGHTRGGNRRLWVERFRRLGPIARDHGVTIVVKQHGGETGTGAACAEIVREVADPGVRVNYDAGNVMDYLDVDPIPDLRACAGEVRSFCIKDHRNFPKDQDCGPGFGEIDHYKLLSLVAFTGRDLPLCCENISAPLIRPPSDPEGVDALARRAREFLEVVIQGLQA, encoded by the coding sequence GTGACGCTCAATCCCAGAATCCGCCTTCATTCTCTCGACCGCCGCGCCTGGCTACGGATCGCGGCCGCCGGGGTCGTGGCGGGGGCTGTCCGGACGGCCGGCGCCAAGGAGGACGGCTCGAAGTCCCCTGCCGATCGGGGCCGGCCGACCCGGTTTCAGATCGCCTGCATGACCCTGCCGTACGCGCGGTTCCCGCTCCAGCGGGCGCTCGGCGGGATCCAGGGGGCGGGCTATCGATACGTCGCCTGGGGCACGACGCACCAGGAGGCCGGCGGGGAAGCGCCGATCCTCGCCGCCGATGCACCGCCAGGCCGGGCGAAGGAGCTGGGACGGCGGTGCCGCGACATGGGCCTGGAGCCGCTGATGATGTTCTCGGAGGTCTATCCCGAGGCGACCGACGGCGAGGACGTCTTGAAGGCCCGCATCCTCCAGGCGGAGGCGGGGGGCGTGCCTCAGGTGCTCACCTTCGGCCATACCAGGGGGGGCAACCGCCGGCTCTGGGTCGAGCGGTTCCGCCGGCTCGGCCCGATCGCGCGCGACCACGGGGTGACGATCGTCGTCAAGCAGCACGGCGGCGAGACGGGCACCGGGGCCGCCTGCGCCGAGATCGTTCGCGAGGTGGCCGACCCAGGCGTTCGGGTCAACTACGACGCCGGCAACGTGATGGATTACCTGGACGTCGATCCGATCCCCGACCTCCGCGCCTGCGCCGGGGAGGTCCGGAGCTTTTGCATCAAGGACCACCGGAACTTCCCGAAGGATCAGGACTGCGGCCCCGGCTTCGGCGAGATCGACCATTACAAGCTGCTGTCGCTCGTGGCCTTCACCGGTCGCGACCTACCCTTGTGCTGCGAAAACATCTCCGCTCCGCTGATCCGTCCTCCTTCGGACCCTGAAGGCGTCGACGCCCTGGCTCGCCGGGCCCGCGAGTTCCTGGAAGTGGTGATCCAGGGACTCCAGGCCTGA
- the tnpC gene encoding IS66 family transposase: MTNAPPIPEELWSKVPPDAQAAVAAVFLATQRRIDVLERRIADLEARLNQNSTNSSKPPSSDPIGVKRKPPAPPSRRKRGGQPGHRRAVRPLVPPEQLDSSTDCKPTSCRRCKGPLDGVDPAPLVHQVAEIPRFDPWVDQYRLHRLTCPGCGASTCGTLPEGGSASCFGPRLQAVLATLAGAYRLSKRQIRQLAGDLLGLSISTGMIAKLERRSALALAEPHRELAAAVHEAAVVNVDETGWREQGRRAWLWAATTPTATVFAIAANRSGEVARSLLGDRPDRTVGSDRFSAYNWIAAADRQLCWSHLRRDFQAMIDRGGVGAKFGGRLLGLSNRLFRIHRKARDGLLGGATYQKAIGGLERLVHATLEAGARCASERAAGTCSELLRLEAGLWNFARRPGVEPTNNVSERAVRHAVIWRRISGGTASASGSRFVERMLTVVATCRRQGRNVLDYLTSAFQAHRAALAVPSLTPPSVGSC, from the coding sequence ATGACGAACGCGCCGCCGATCCCCGAGGAGCTTTGGAGTAAAGTGCCGCCTGACGCGCAGGCGGCCGTCGCCGCCGTGTTTCTGGCGACACAGCGGCGGATCGACGTTCTGGAGCGGCGGATCGCCGATCTCGAGGCGCGGCTGAACCAGAACTCGACCAACTCGTCGAAGCCGCCGTCGTCGGACCCGATCGGGGTGAAGCGGAAGCCGCCGGCGCCGCCGTCGCGACGCAAGCGGGGCGGACAGCCCGGGCATCGCAGGGCGGTCCGGCCGCTGGTTCCGCCGGAGCAGCTCGACTCGTCGACCGACTGCAAGCCGACGTCGTGCCGGCGGTGCAAGGGGCCGCTCGACGGCGTCGATCCGGCGCCGTTGGTCCATCAGGTCGCCGAAATCCCCCGGTTCGATCCGTGGGTGGATCAGTATCGGTTGCATCGTCTGACCTGCCCCGGCTGCGGCGCGTCGACTTGCGGCACGCTCCCCGAGGGGGGCTCCGCGAGTTGTTTCGGCCCGCGGCTCCAGGCGGTGCTGGCGACCCTGGCCGGGGCCTATCGGCTGAGCAAGCGGCAGATCCGCCAGTTGGCCGGCGACTTGCTGGGGCTGTCGATCTCCACCGGCATGATCGCCAAGTTGGAGCGGCGGTCGGCCCTCGCCCTGGCCGAACCCCACCGCGAACTGGCCGCGGCGGTCCACGAGGCGGCCGTGGTCAACGTCGACGAGACCGGCTGGCGCGAGCAAGGCCGTCGGGCCTGGCTGTGGGCGGCGACGACCCCGACCGCCACGGTCTTCGCGATCGCCGCGAACCGCTCCGGCGAGGTCGCCCGAAGCCTGCTCGGCGACAGGCCGGACCGGACCGTCGGCAGCGACCGCTTCAGCGCGTACAACTGGATCGCCGCGGCGGACCGGCAACTGTGCTGGAGCCATCTCCGCCGCGATTTCCAGGCGATGATCGACCGCGGCGGGGTCGGCGCGAAGTTCGGCGGCCGGCTGCTGGGGTTGTCGAACCGGCTGTTCCGGATCCATCGCAAGGCGCGCGACGGACTGCTCGGCGGAGCGACATATCAAAAAGCGATCGGCGGTCTGGAACGGCTGGTCCACGCGACGCTGGAGGCCGGCGCGCGGTGCGCGAGCGAGCGGGCGGCCGGTACGTGCTCGGAGCTGTTGCGGCTGGAAGCCGGGCTGTGGAACTTCGCGCGGCGGCCGGGCGTCGAGCCGACCAACAACGTCTCGGAACGCGCGGTGCGTCACGCCGTGATCTGGCGACGGATCAGCGGCGGGACCGCCAGCGCTTCGGGGAGTCGGTTCGTCGAGCGGATGCTGACGGTCGTCGCCACCTGCCGACGACAAGGCCGCAACGTGCTCGACTATCTGACCTCCGCCTTCCAGGCCCATCGCGCGGCCCTCGCCGTCCCATCGCTGACCCCGCCCTCAGTCGGCTCGTGCTGA